One segment of Plasmodium vivax chromosome 14, whole genome shotgun sequence DNA contains the following:
- a CDS encoding hypothetical protein, conserved (encoded by transcript PVX_124065A) — translation MDAADPELHESLSGCLENELRDNYLDSMIECGGDDYHSDDVHYDPDDLTEETKRKKYHTYGRRYSDKDFQADNVHKYYQHLPLYYGGEKEGPIKRFKRVYRANKIENLERNIREEDLYYPSVPVQWKVYVCLFLDKQYNYETEREQHIYERFNKNVRHRYALEFLSWVKLSTRIYQNTSKVLMVFNLKRKENIFGNLLFFTSVNLHYADMFMKSNPYVKLGLCEELYLYAYEHNSDHFLLGTFPNLFLQKNYLFLKFFNIKKLQDVNALYEKHMRFFVRSNMVFKLGVLKRAAKDTLKDLFLTPRQYLPITEAQTRSVLAKFDREMGAFERCSAVEVRADGKAGATHGAGSGGSGGSAGSARSGDNGGDAADTSSNDAAANASNSANRGRFSHECVGELTIANCRDEEEAREFLEKDPYTRCCLYESIFFCEVREVAPHVKYAQGYMPKAKSCLDYRYQLDANLNPNYCLEEKPEYMGNRSLAQREFENHERVDLDLLDAFIKLKYANREVQLAAEQAEQAEPAAGGEVANDGAANEGEANDGAANDGAANEGEANDGAANEGEANEGEANDGAANDETTNEGEANGGPTPSSAPLQKGVAKRYKIKIVDYDNDYMEYLCNVQQNKIVQVKKGERGEAPPDETTPCLSRDMYDALVKDMRDPSIYRKKDIILVDNTLEFFDHLFFKDYLSQFVYISLPPGEFIEEPYAIKDEKNYEFTIFNNSLASQEDFLKRQNYQPRFLKGIWLKKDQSKILFYDKQNNALMFGTGIDKTFSWNRKVDRRVMKRALINMEIALEKIRQGSCVLNDDVTVNQETERTIKEYTDEYTSFERRFTSPHNQLVSSEGYPDLKPPPGLEYLNPHIWEKTPEEHKQLLLDTERVQKIHSKFLKKLELYKASIDDDPFAQEVPAESDILANSDKVQVQYL, via the exons ATGGACGCAGCGGACCCAGAACTGCATGAAAGTTTGAGCGGGTGCCTGGAAAACGAACTGAGGGACAACTACCTAGATTCGATGATTGAGTGTGGTGGAGACGACTACCACTCGGATGACGTCCACTACGATCCGGATGACTTAACTGAAGAgacgaagagaaaaaagtaCCACACGTACGGAAGGAGGTACTCAGATAAGGACTTCCAAGCAGACAACGTGCATAAGTACTACCAGCATTTGCCCCTATATTAcggtggggaaaaagagGGGCCAATAAAAAGGTTCAAAAGGGTTTACAGAGCGAATAAGATAGAAAACTTGGAGAGGAACATTAGGGAAGAAGATTTGTATTACCCCTCCGTCCCTGTGCAGTGGAAGGTATACGTTTGTCTCTTCTTAGATAAGCAGTATAATTACGAAACAGAAAGGGAGCAACATATTTATGAACggtttaataaaaatgtacggCACAGATATGCCTTGGAATTCCTCTCCTGGGTGAAGCTCTCCACAAGAATTTACCAAAACACTTCAAAAGTTTTGAtggtttttaatttgaagagaaaggaaaacatcTTTGGCaacctcctcttcttcacctccgTCAATCTACACTACGCAGACATGTTTATGAAGTCTAATCCGTATGTGAAGCTGGGGCTTTGCGAGGAGCTGTATTTATATGCCTACGAGCACAACAGTGACCACTTCTTGCTGGGGACCTTCCCCAATTTGTTCCTACAGAAGAATTATCTctttcttaaattttttaatataaagaagTTGCAGGATGTTAATGCGCTGTATGAAAAGCACATGCGTTTTTTCGTTCGTTCCAATATGGTTTTTAAGTTGGGCGTGCTGAAACGGGCCGCCAAAGATACCTTGAAGGACCTGTTTTTGACCCCCAGGCAGTACCTGCCCATCACGGAGGCGCAGACGAGGAGCGTGCTGGCCAAGTTCGACCGGGAGATGGGTGCCTTCGAGCGCTGCTCCGCGGTGGAGGTGCGCGCGGACGGCAAGGCGGGAGCCACGCACGGCGCgggtagcggtggtagcggtggtagcgCGGGTAGCGCGCGTAGCGGCGATAATGGAGGTGACGCCGCTGACACGTCCAGCAACGATGCCGCCGCAAACGCTTCTAACAGCGCCAACCGGGGGCGCTTCTCACACGAGTGCGTCGGCGAGCTGACCATCGCCAACTGCAgggacgaggaggaggcgcGCGAGTTCCTGGAGAAGGACCCCTACACGAGGTGCTGCCTGTACGAGAGCATCTTCTTCTGCGAGGTGCGCGAAGTGGCCCCCCACGTCAAGTACGCGCAGGGCTACATGCCCAAGGCCAAGTCCTGCCTGGACTACCGCTACCAGCTGGACGCCAACCTGAACCCCAACTACTGCCTGGAGGAGAAGCCAGAGTACATGGGGAACAGGAGCCTCGCCCAGAGGGAGTTCGAAAACCACGAGCGGGTGGACCTCGACCTGCTGGACGCCTTCATCAAGTTGAAGTACGCCAACCGGGAGGTGCAACTGGCGGCGGAGCAGGCGGAGCAGGCGGAGCCGGCGGCGGGAGGGGAAGTGGCGAACGATGGAGCGGCGAACGAGGGAGAGGCGAACGATGGAGCGGCGAACGATGGAGCGGCGAACGAGGGAGAGGCGAACGATGGAGCGGCGAACGAGGGAGAGGCGAACGAGGGAGAGGCGAACGATGGAGCGGCTAATGATGAAACGACGAACGAGGGAGAGGCGAACGGAGGGCCCACCCCTTCCAGCGCCCCGCTCCAAAAGGGGGTAGCCAAACggtacaaaataaaaatcgtGGACTACGACAATGACTACATGGAGTACCTCTGCAACGTGCAacagaacaaaattgtgcaggtaaaaaagggagagaggGGAGAGGCCCCCCCGGACGAGACGACCCCCTGCCTGTCGAGAGACATGTACGATGCCCTGGTGAAAGACATGAGGGACCCAAGCATTTACCGCAAGAAGGACATCATCCTCGTGGATAATACTCTGGAATTTTTTGATCATCTCTTTTTTAAAGACTACTTGTCTCAATTTGTTTACATTTCTCTCCCCCCGGGGGAATTCATCGAAGAACCATATGCCATAAAAGATGAAAAGAATTATGAGtttaccatttttaacaattcgCTAGCTAGCCAAGAGGACTTCCTAAAGAGACAGAACTACCAGCCGAGGTTCCTAAAGGGCATTTGGCTGAAGAAGGACCagtccaaaattttattctacGATAAGCAGAACAACGCTCTCATGTTTGGCACAGGGATTGACAAGACCTTCTCTTGGAATAGGAAGGTGGACCGTCGCGTTATGAAGAGGGCACTAATAAACATGGAGATCGCTTTGGAAAAGATTCGCCAAGGGAGCTGCGTACTGAATGATGATGTTACTGTGAACCAGGAGACTGAGCGCACGATAAAGGAGTACACGGATGAGTACACCTCGTTCGAGCGGCGGTTCACTTCCCCGCACAACCAACTGGTCTCATCGGAGGGCTACCCGGATTTGAAGCCCCCCCCAG GGCTGGAGTACCTCAACCCGCACATCTGGGAGAAAACCCCCGAGGAGCACAAGCAGCTGCTGCTGGACACGGAGCGCGTGCAGAAGATCCACTCGAAATTTCTGAAGAAGCTGGAGCTGTACAAGGCGTCGATTGACGACGACCCCTTCGCGCAGGAGGTCCCCGCGGAGAGCGACATCCTGGCCAACTCCGACAAGGTGCAGGTGCAGTACCTGTGA